The following proteins come from a genomic window of Sphaerisporangium rubeum:
- the ggt gene encoding gamma-glutamyltransferase, which produces MTVRRLALPVAAAVASAGLVAQPVHADPAAHAPQVKAPVAEGHGGAVATVDLDASKAALGVLKQGGNAMDAAVAGAAALGVTEPYSAGLAGGGFLVYYDAKHRRVTTIDGREKAPAAMTETAFQENGAAIPFADAVTSGLSVGVPGSVAQWELALKKFGTLSLKQALKPAADLADRGFVVDQTFYDQTQQNAARFADFTSTAALYLPGGNPPAVGSVFRNPDLARTYRELGRRGGSWLYGGGLGAELVATVKKPPVRPGSTRVVRPGLMTTADLRAYRALERAPSKVGYGPLEVYGMAPPSSGGSTVGEALKILQALPDVGLHEYLEASRLAFADRNKYVGDPGYVDVPLRELLSDGFAKERACLIGPTAMPNPAAPGDPDGDYSGCQVDGAAPPPEVLAQPEGPETTHLVVADRWGNVAAYNITIEQTGGSGIVVPGRGVLLNNELTDFTFGPAPGDPNLPAPGKRPRSSMAPTIVLKAGKPVLAVGSPGGATIITTVLQILVNRYEFGMSLPEAVAAPRASQRNAAATQAEQAFIDRYGAELTARGHTFTLVPGPPVGEIGAATGLEFLRDGRMQAVAEPSRRGGGSALVVSPARR; this is translated from the coding sequence ATGACCGTCCGCCGTCTCGCCCTCCCCGTCGCCGCGGCCGTCGCGTCCGCCGGGCTGGTGGCCCAGCCGGTACACGCCGACCCCGCCGCGCACGCGCCACAGGTCAAGGCGCCGGTCGCCGAAGGCCACGGCGGCGCGGTCGCGACCGTGGACCTGGACGCCAGCAAGGCGGCGCTCGGCGTGCTCAAGCAAGGCGGCAACGCGATGGACGCGGCGGTGGCCGGCGCCGCGGCGCTCGGCGTCACCGAGCCGTACTCCGCGGGGCTCGCCGGTGGCGGCTTCCTCGTCTACTACGACGCCAAGCACCGCCGGGTGACCACCATCGACGGCCGCGAGAAGGCGCCGGCCGCGATGACCGAGACGGCGTTCCAGGAGAACGGCGCGGCCATCCCGTTCGCCGACGCGGTGACCAGCGGCCTGTCGGTGGGGGTGCCGGGAAGCGTCGCGCAGTGGGAGCTGGCCCTGAAGAAGTTCGGCACCCTCTCGCTGAAGCAGGCGCTCAAACCCGCCGCCGACCTCGCCGACCGGGGTTTCGTGGTCGACCAGACCTTCTACGACCAGACGCAACAGAACGCCGCGAGGTTCGCCGACTTCACCTCCACCGCCGCGCTGTACCTGCCAGGCGGCAACCCGCCGGCCGTCGGCTCGGTGTTCCGCAATCCCGACCTGGCCCGCACCTACCGTGAGCTGGGTAGACGCGGCGGGTCCTGGCTGTACGGCGGCGGGCTCGGCGCCGAGCTCGTGGCGACCGTCAAGAAGCCGCCGGTGCGGCCCGGCAGCACCCGCGTGGTGCGGCCCGGCCTGATGACCACGGCCGACCTGCGGGCCTACCGCGCGCTGGAGCGCGCGCCGAGCAAGGTCGGCTACGGCCCGCTCGAGGTGTACGGCATGGCGCCGCCGTCCTCAGGCGGCTCGACCGTGGGGGAGGCGCTGAAGATCCTCCAGGCGCTGCCGGACGTCGGCCTGCACGAGTACCTCGAAGCGTCCCGCCTGGCCTTCGCCGACCGCAACAAGTACGTCGGCGACCCCGGCTACGTGGACGTCCCGCTGCGTGAGCTGCTGTCGGACGGCTTCGCCAAGGAACGCGCCTGCCTGATCGGCCCGACGGCCATGCCGAACCCGGCCGCACCCGGCGACCCCGACGGCGACTACTCCGGCTGTCAGGTGGACGGCGCCGCGCCACCCCCGGAGGTCCTCGCTCAGCCGGAAGGGCCGGAGACCACCCACCTGGTCGTCGCCGACCGCTGGGGGAACGTCGCGGCGTACAACATCACGATCGAGCAGACCGGCGGCAGCGGCATCGTCGTGCCGGGCCGGGGAGTGCTGCTCAACAACGAGCTGACCGACTTCACCTTCGGCCCCGCGCCTGGCGACCCCAACCTGCCGGCCCCCGGCAAGCGGCCCCGGTCGTCCATGGCCCCCACCATCGTGCTGAAGGCCGGCAAGCCGGTGCTGGCCGTCGGATCACCCGGCGGCGCCACGATCATCACGACGGTCCTGCAGATCCTGGTGAACCGGTACGAGTTCGGCATGTCGCTGCCTGAGGCGGTGGCCGCACCGAGGGCCAGCCAGCGCAACGCCGCGGCCACGCAGGCCGAGCAGGCGTTCATCGACAGGTACGGCGCGGAGCTGACCGCGCGCGGTCACACGTTCACGCTGGTGCCGGGGCCGCCGGTCGGCGAGATCGGCGCCGCCACGGGCCTTGAGTTCCTGCGCGACGGCCGGATGCAGGCGGTCGCGGAGCCGTCCCGCCGCGGCGGGGGGAGCGCACTGGTGGTGAGCCCGGCTCGCCGGTGA
- a CDS encoding SURF1 family protein yields the protein MLRTLFSPRLVGLHLVTIGVLIAFTFLGRWQLGVWEDSGRPRAATDPAPVALTALTGTGLTGDGQGLKAEAIGRRVTVTGAFDAANQLLVAERMPDVEVGGGTSPSAGFWLLTPMRLADGSVMPVVRGWVASAADPATAVPPGELTVTGRLQPSEPTDFSRRRGVPQAGQVATVSTAVLVNVWHGERVRDGFVVATEQAAGATPARLVAVPPPTVAGGFTWRNLAYAAQWWIFAAFAVFMWFHFVRDALRAARDDDTPRDARLPATTPQA from the coding sequence ATGCTCCGCACGCTGTTCTCGCCACGCCTCGTGGGTCTCCACCTGGTGACGATCGGCGTGCTCATCGCCTTCACGTTCCTCGGCCGGTGGCAGCTCGGCGTGTGGGAGGATTCCGGCCGGCCCCGTGCCGCCACCGACCCCGCTCCGGTGGCGCTGACGGCGCTCACCGGCACGGGGCTCACCGGCGACGGCCAGGGCCTGAAGGCCGAGGCCATCGGCAGGCGCGTCACCGTGACCGGCGCGTTCGACGCCGCGAACCAGCTCCTGGTCGCCGAGCGGATGCCGGACGTGGAGGTCGGCGGCGGCACGTCCCCGAGTGCCGGTTTCTGGTTGCTGACCCCCATGCGGCTGGCGGACGGCAGCGTCATGCCGGTCGTGCGAGGCTGGGTGGCGTCCGCCGCCGACCCGGCGACGGCCGTACCGCCGGGGGAGCTGACCGTGACGGGCCGGCTCCAGCCGAGCGAGCCCACCGACTTCAGCAGGCGGCGCGGTGTCCCGCAGGCCGGCCAGGTGGCGACCGTCTCCACCGCCGTGCTGGTCAACGTCTGGCACGGCGAGCGCGTCAGGGACGGCTTCGTGGTCGCCACCGAGCAGGCCGCAGGCGCCACGCCGGCCCGGCTCGTCGCGGTGCCGCCTCCCACCGTCGCCGGCGGCTTCACCTGGCGCAACCTCGCCTACGCGGCCCAGTGGTGGATCTTCGCGGCCTTCGCCGTCTTCATGTGGTTCCACTTCGTCCGCGACGCGCTGCGCGCGGCCCGCGACGACGACACGCCGCGGGACGCACGCCTGCCGGCCACCACCCCGCAGGCCTGA
- a CDS encoding DUF3817 domain-containing protein, which translates to MESALKPFRVLAYIVGCMLLALVAAMVVKYGFGSATLVALVGPVHGFVYAVYLLAALNLGLKARWSWPYILGVLLAGTVPFLSFVIERKVTQRVRERLTPATA; encoded by the coding sequence GTGGAGTCCGCCCTCAAACCCTTCCGGGTGCTGGCCTACATCGTCGGCTGCATGCTGCTCGCCCTGGTGGCCGCGATGGTGGTGAAGTACGGCTTCGGCAGCGCCACCCTCGTCGCGCTGGTGGGGCCGGTGCACGGGTTCGTCTACGCCGTCTACCTGCTGGCGGCGCTCAACCTCGGCCTCAAGGCCCGCTGGTCGTGGCCGTACATCCTCGGGGTGCTGCTCGCCGGCACCGTGCCGTTCCTGTCGTTCGTCATCGAGCGCAAGGTCACCCAGCGCGTGCGCGAGCGCCTCACCCCGGCGACCGCCTGA
- a CDS encoding LLM class flavin-dependent oxidoreductase produces the protein MRLSVALGQWPDRPAGEAVRTARIADHHGYPEVWVSERGGHDVFALATAIGLRTSRITVTAGPLTPGARDPAAIATGVASVAELTGRRVDLALGTAWPPAGGGHGAATALRESAAALRPLLAVREPGPELTIAACGPEEVRVAAEAGRMVITMFTPAVAARLITDLRLLSRTTRVAAWVTAAVDPGEAALRQLRRSVAPFVAAPGYREMFAEAGFADVVAYADVAPGPDTVAEAIPEALLESVALLGDSVEIMDRLDAYAEAGLDEVALVPVSTDDDPCGEATLKALAG, from the coding sequence ATGAGGCTCAGCGTCGCCCTCGGTCAATGGCCGGACCGGCCGGCCGGCGAGGCGGTGCGTACCGCGCGGATCGCCGACCACCACGGGTACCCCGAGGTGTGGGTGAGTGAGCGCGGCGGTCACGACGTCTTCGCGCTGGCCACCGCGATCGGCCTGCGCACCTCCCGGATCACGGTCACGGCCGGCCCGCTCACGCCAGGCGCGCGGGACCCGGCGGCGATCGCCACCGGGGTCGCCTCGGTTGCGGAGCTGACCGGCCGCCGGGTGGACCTCGCGCTCGGCACGGCGTGGCCGCCGGCCGGAGGCGGACACGGCGCCGCCACGGCGCTGCGCGAGTCGGCCGCGGCGCTGCGGCCTCTTCTCGCCGTGCGCGAACCCGGCCCGGAACTGACCATCGCGGCCTGCGGGCCCGAGGAGGTGCGCGTGGCGGCGGAGGCCGGCCGCATGGTGATCACCATGTTCACCCCGGCGGTGGCCGCGCGGCTCATCACCGACCTGCGGCTGCTCAGCCGTACGACCAGGGTGGCGGCCTGGGTGACGGCCGCCGTGGACCCCGGCGAGGCGGCGCTCAGGCAGTTGCGCCGGTCCGTGGCGCCGTTCGTCGCCGCACCGGGGTACCGCGAGATGTTCGCCGAGGCGGGGTTCGCCGACGTGGTGGCCTACGCCGACGTCGCTCCGGGGCCGGACACCGTCGCCGAGGCGATCCCCGAGGCGCTGCTGGAGTCGGTCGCGCTGCTCGGCGACTCGGTGGAGATCATGGACAGGCTGGACGCGTACGCCGAGGCCGGGCTGGACGAGGTGGCACTGGTGCCGGTGAGCACCGACGACGACCCGTGCGGGGAGGCCACCTTGAAGGCCCTCGCCGGCTGA
- a CDS encoding winged helix-turn-helix transcriptional regulator, with the protein METKMFPAVSAMPRLDAAHPSDPAISAIEQALGILGDRWVLLMLQHAFLLRVRTFARWRDELGISESVLAARLKELVAHGIFEPVASPDGRTRHEYHLTEAGWRLWRYLVAIYSWERGWAGRPGMLTLIHDGCGQGTRPYVACGGCRDRATARDTRTERGPLLSFARVGEPRHHRRTTTPVRPQAGSLGGCPVSMEILGDRWSTTVLAAAFLGVRRFVDFQRELGIAPSVLTDRLRRFCELGVLHAGTTRVYRLTDKGLAFFDVLVMLTDWAQRELPAPDGSALAVTHRSCGTPLRPVLVCDVCAGDLECRELSYEVAG; encoded by the coding sequence GTGGAGACGAAGATGTTTCCGGCCGTGTCGGCGATGCCGCGGCTCGACGCCGCGCACCCGTCGGACCCCGCCATCAGCGCCATCGAGCAGGCGCTCGGCATACTCGGCGACCGGTGGGTGCTGCTCATGCTCCAGCACGCGTTCCTGCTGCGTGTGCGCACCTTCGCCAGATGGCGCGACGAGCTCGGGATCTCGGAGTCCGTGCTGGCCGCGCGGCTCAAGGAACTGGTCGCGCACGGCATCTTCGAGCCGGTCGCCTCCCCCGACGGCCGCACGCGTCACGAGTACCACCTGACCGAGGCGGGGTGGCGGCTGTGGCGGTACCTCGTGGCGATCTACAGCTGGGAGCGCGGCTGGGCCGGCCGGCCCGGCATGCTGACGCTGATCCACGACGGATGCGGCCAGGGCACCCGGCCGTACGTCGCCTGCGGGGGGTGCCGTGACCGGGCGACGGCCAGGGACACCCGCACCGAACGCGGGCCGCTGCTGTCGTTCGCACGGGTGGGGGAGCCGCGCCACCACCGCCGCACCACCACCCCGGTGCGGCCGCAGGCCGGGAGCCTCGGCGGCTGTCCGGTGTCGATGGAGATCCTCGGGGACCGCTGGAGCACGACGGTGCTGGCGGCGGCGTTTCTCGGGGTGCGGCGGTTCGTCGACTTCCAGCGCGAGCTCGGCATCGCGCCGTCGGTGCTCACCGACCGGTTGCGGCGCTTCTGCGAGCTCGGCGTGCTGCACGCCGGCACCACGCGGGTGTACCGGCTCACCGACAAAGGGCTGGCGTTCTTCGACGTGCTGGTCATGCTCACCGACTGGGCCCAGCGCGAGCTGCCGGCGCCGGACGGCTCGGCGCTCGCCGTCACCCACCGATCGTGCGGCACGCCGCTGCGGCCGGTCCTGGTGTGCGACGTCTGCGCGGGGGACCTGGAGTGCCGCGAGCTGTCCTACGAGGTGGCCGGCTGA
- a CDS encoding cellulose-binding domain-containing protein, with the protein MFAAVVAVLALLTPIRPAAALADPICRVQWQNNQWGGGFTASVKLTNLGPALTSWQLGWVWPGDQRVTSGWNATVTQSGTSVRAVNMSYNGSVPSGGSAEFGFQGTWSASNTLPTSFTLNGAPCDGGGLPTPTPTPTPTPTPTPTPTPTPTPTPTPTPTPTPTPTPTPTPTPTPTPTGSTGCSGAVVCSGFEDQSGSPSGEWQVITPNCSGTGTATIDTSQSHSGGKSLRVNGGGNYCNHMFVGTTKNVSSIGPVVYGRMWVRHTTALPSGHVTMITMADSANGGRDLRIGGQNGALQWNRESDDATLPEQSPTGVSLSVPLPTNRWVCLRYQIDTTRQAMSTYLDNQEVAGLHLDQTPTRDIDSQWLSRTIAPRPSTLRLGWESYGSDSDTIWYDDVALGSSPISC; encoded by the coding sequence ATGTTCGCCGCCGTGGTCGCGGTGCTCGCACTGCTGACCCCCATCCGGCCGGCCGCCGCGCTCGCCGACCCGATCTGCCGGGTCCAGTGGCAGAACAACCAGTGGGGTGGCGGGTTCACCGCGTCGGTGAAGCTCACCAACCTCGGACCGGCGCTCACGAGCTGGCAGCTCGGCTGGGTCTGGCCCGGCGACCAGCGGGTCACCAGCGGCTGGAACGCCACGGTCACCCAGAGCGGTACGTCGGTGCGCGCGGTCAACATGTCGTACAACGGCTCGGTGCCGTCCGGCGGCTCCGCCGAGTTCGGCTTCCAGGGCACCTGGTCGGCCTCCAACACCCTGCCGACCAGCTTCACCCTGAACGGCGCCCCCTGCGACGGCGGCGGCCTCCCGACGCCGACCCCGACACCTACGCCGACCCCGACGCCGACTCCGACCCCCACCCCGACCCCCACCCCGACGCCGACCCCGACGCCGACCCCGACGCCGACCCCGACCCCGACGCCGACGCCGACCCCCACGCCGACCCCGACCGGCTCCACCGGTTGCTCAGGCGCCGTGGTCTGCTCCGGCTTCGAGGACCAGAGCGGCAGCCCCTCCGGCGAGTGGCAGGTCATCACCCCCAACTGCTCCGGCACCGGGACCGCCACCATCGACACCTCGCAGTCCCACAGCGGCGGCAAGTCCCTGCGCGTCAACGGCGGCGGCAACTACTGCAACCACATGTTCGTCGGCACCACCAAGAACGTCTCCTCCATCGGCCCCGTCGTGTACGGCCGCATGTGGGTCCGGCACACCACCGCGCTGCCGTCCGGCCACGTCACCATGATCACCATGGCCGACTCGGCCAACGGCGGCCGTGACCTGCGCATCGGCGGCCAGAACGGCGCTCTGCAGTGGAACCGCGAGTCCGACGACGCCACGCTCCCCGAGCAGAGCCCGACCGGCGTCTCCCTGAGCGTGCCGCTGCCGACCAACCGCTGGGTCTGCCTGCGCTACCAGATCGACACCACGCGCCAGGCCATGAGCACCTACCTCGACAACCAGGAGGTCGCGGGTCTCCACCTCGACCAGACCCCGACTCGTGACATCGACTCCCAGTGGCTCAGCCGCACGATCGCCCCGCGGCCGTCCACACTGCGCCTCGGCTGGGAGAGCTACGGCAGCGACTCGGACACGATCTGGTACGACGACGTCGCACTCGGATCGTCCCCGATCTCCTGCTGA
- a CDS encoding LacI family DNA-binding transcriptional regulator — protein MKRPTLEAVAARAGVSRATVSRVVNGQATVTPEIRDTVLRAVNELGYVPNSAARSLVTQRTDSIALVISEPATRVFSDDRLFSMVIRTVSAELEAADKQIVLMLASTPRNHARVERYISGGHVDGVLLLSMHGADPLPAALTRMGVPVVSYGRPAVAVEMPYVDNDNVGGAAAAVRHLLDTGRRRIATIAGPQDMIGGQDRLTGYRDALRDSDRRSIVAVGDFTRASGAAAMRQLLEDDPGLDAVFAANDAMAIGALKTLRHAGRRVPDDVALVGFDDIEAARYTDPPLTTVRHPITEQATAMVRLLLTPRQDRVSDHVILPSELVVRESA, from the coding sequence ATGAAACGACCCACTCTGGAGGCGGTCGCCGCACGGGCAGGCGTCTCCCGGGCCACCGTCTCCCGGGTCGTCAACGGCCAGGCGACCGTGACCCCGGAGATCAGGGACACGGTCCTGCGCGCGGTGAACGAGCTCGGGTACGTCCCCAACTCGGCGGCACGCAGCCTGGTGACCCAGCGCACCGACTCCATAGCGCTGGTCATCTCCGAGCCGGCGACGCGCGTGTTCTCCGACGACCGCCTGTTCTCCATGGTGATCCGCACGGTGAGCGCCGAGCTGGAGGCGGCCGACAAGCAGATCGTGCTGATGCTCGCCAGCACCCCGCGCAACCACGCCAGGGTGGAGCGCTACATCTCCGGCGGCCACGTGGACGGCGTGCTGCTGCTGTCCATGCACGGCGCCGACCCCCTGCCGGCGGCCCTGACCCGCATGGGGGTGCCGGTGGTGTCGTACGGCCGGCCCGCGGTGGCCGTCGAGATGCCGTACGTCGACAACGACAACGTCGGCGGCGCCGCCGCGGCCGTGCGCCACCTGCTGGACACCGGCCGCCGCCGCATCGCCACCATCGCGGGGCCGCAGGACATGATCGGCGGCCAGGACCGCCTGACCGGGTACCGGGACGCGCTGCGCGACTCCGACCGCCGCTCGATCGTCGCCGTCGGCGACTTCACCCGCGCGTCCGGCGCGGCGGCCATGCGGCAGCTCCTTGAGGACGACCCGGGGCTCGACGCGGTGTTCGCCGCCAACGACGCCATGGCCATCGGCGCGCTGAAGACACTGCGCCACGCGGGCCGGCGTGTCCCCGACGACGTGGCGCTGGTCGGTTTCGACGACATCGAGGCCGCGCGCTACACCGACCCCCCGCTCACCACCGTGCGGCACCCCATCACCGAGCAGGCGACCGCCATGGTGCGGCTGCTGCTGACCCCGCGGCAGGACCGCGTGAGCGATCACGTCATCCTGCCGAGCGAGCTGGTGGTCCGCGAGTCCGCATGA
- a CDS encoding glycoside hydrolase family 16 protein, translating into MSTSAEPPPRRRRLRTLMAVLATALLPAAGLIAATTPAGAAVPSTPSGWSLVWADDFNGSAGSLPSSSNWIFDTGFSYPGGPANWGTGEIQRYTADPANVSLDGSGNLRITPIRGSSGEWTSSRIETRRSDFKPADGRVLRIEGRIQMPNVTGGSALGYWPAFWALGSPYRGNYQNWPGVGEFDIMENVNGLDSVWGVLHCGVAPGGPCDEFNGIGASRACPGSTCQSTMHTYRFEWDRSVSPNQLRWYVDGQQFHSVSQSRFDATTWNNMTGHSGYFLLLNVAMGGAFPNGVAGTGTPTSSTVSGRPMLVDYVAVWQSGTGTTPSPSPTPTPSNPGGGHNARSTIQAENYQAQNGVQVETTTDSGGGQNVSHIANGDWLRFDNVNFGSTPVTQFVARVASGAAGGVSGLVQVRLDSLSNPPIGDFAVGNTGGWQTWRTVPANIAQTTGTHTVYITFTSGQPADFVNLNWFTFS; encoded by the coding sequence ATGAGCACCTCCGCCGAACCGCCACCCCGCCGCCGTCGCCTCCGCACCCTGATGGCCGTGCTCGCGACCGCGCTCCTACCGGCCGCCGGCCTGATCGCCGCCACCACCCCCGCGGGAGCCGCCGTGCCGTCCACCCCGAGCGGCTGGAGTCTCGTCTGGGCCGACGACTTCAACGGCAGCGCGGGCTCGCTGCCGTCCTCCAGCAACTGGATCTTCGACACCGGCTTCAGCTACCCCGGCGGGCCCGCCAACTGGGGGACCGGCGAGATCCAGCGCTACACCGCCGACCCCGCCAACGTCAGCCTCGACGGCTCAGGGAACCTGCGCATCACGCCGATCCGCGGCTCCTCCGGAGAGTGGACGTCCTCACGCATCGAGACCCGGCGTTCCGACTTCAAACCCGCCGACGGCCGGGTGCTGCGCATCGAGGGCCGCATCCAGATGCCGAACGTCACCGGCGGCTCCGCGCTCGGCTACTGGCCGGCGTTCTGGGCTCTCGGCTCGCCGTACCGCGGCAACTACCAGAACTGGCCGGGGGTCGGCGAGTTCGACATCATGGAGAACGTCAACGGGCTCGACTCGGTGTGGGGTGTGCTGCACTGTGGTGTCGCACCCGGCGGCCCGTGTGACGAGTTCAACGGCATCGGCGCGAGCCGTGCCTGCCCCGGCTCGACCTGCCAGTCCACGATGCACACCTACCGCTTCGAGTGGGACCGCAGCGTGAGCCCCAACCAGTTGCGCTGGTACGTCGACGGCCAGCAGTTCCACAGCGTCAGCCAGAGCCGGTTCGACGCCACCACGTGGAACAACATGACCGGCCACAGCGGCTACTTCCTGCTTCTCAACGTGGCCATGGGTGGCGCGTTCCCCAACGGCGTCGCCGGCACCGGCACGCCGACCTCGTCCACCGTCTCCGGCCGCCCCATGCTCGTCGACTACGTGGCCGTCTGGCAGAGCGGCACCGGCACCACCCCCTCGCCGTCACCCACGCCGACGCCGAGCAACCCCGGCGGCGGCCACAACGCGCGCTCCACCATCCAGGCCGAGAACTACCAGGCCCAGAACGGCGTCCAGGTGGAGACCACCACCGACAGCGGCGGCGGCCAGAACGTCTCCCACATCGCGAACGGCGACTGGCTCCGCTTCGACAACGTCAACTTCGGCTCCACCCCCGTGACGCAGTTCGTGGCCCGCGTCGCCTCCGGCGCGGCAGGCGGCGTCAGCGGCCTCGTCCAGGTCCGGCTCGACAGCCTCTCCAACCCGCCGATCGGTGACTTCGCCGTCGGCAACACCGGCGGCTGGCAGACCTGGCGCACCGTCCCCGCCAACATCGCGCAGACCACCGGCACCCACACCGTCTACATCACCTTCACCAGCGGCCAGCCGGCCGACTTCGTCAACCTCAACTGGTTCACCTTCAGCTGA